Genomic DNA from Mesorhizobium sp. 131-2-1:
GGGCTCGAGCGCACCGCGTCGCTGGAGGTGGTGCTGACCCACTGGGCCGGCGTGGTCGAGCCAACTGTGGCGGCCAGGCAGCTTGCGGCGCTGAGCGCCAAGAGCGGCGGCCGGCTGTCACTCAGGATGCTGAGCGAGCCGCTCAGCGACGAGGATGCCGAGGCGCGCCCGGTCGGGCACACCGCGGTGTGGCAGCGCATCGACGAATATCTGGTGTTGTTGAAGCGGCTGTGGTCGAACGACAGGCCGTTCGACCATGAAGGCGCTTTCTACAGCGTCAAAGGCGGCTATGTGCCCCGCAAGGGCCCACACGGCGCCGACGTGACGATCCGGCTTGGCGGCCAGTCCGGAACGGCGCTCAGGGTCGCCGGCCGGCACGCGGATGTCTTCGAACTGTCCGCCGGTTCGCCTGACGAGGTCGGCCAGTTGATCGAGCGCGTGCGCGCCGCCGCCGCCGAACATGGAAGGGCCGGCAAGCTGCGCTTCGCGCTGCCCGTGCGCATCCGTTCGCAAAAGGATGCCGTCGTCGCCGATCACAAGGCGGTCGAGGTTTCCCGGTCGCCGGCCGAGATCGCGCTGGCGCTGCTGCCTTATGCGGCGCTCGGCATCCGCGAATTCATGATCGCCGGCATCGACAGGCCGCGCGAGATCGCGACGGTGGGGCGCGAGGCTGTCACGCTCATCAGCAATTCGCTGGCGCGCCGCGAGGCCGAAGCGCCGCAGCCCGGCGCTTTCGCCAGGCGTTTGCCGCCGGAATCCCGCGCGCCGGTCTGACCGGACCGCCAGACCTTCAGCGCGGTTTGCCGGCAAGCCGCGCAAGCGCCTCGATGACGGCGTCTGAATCAGCGAGAGCGCCGAAGACGCCGTCCTCCACCGTCACCATGTGCAGTGCAGCCTGATGCGCCCGTCTGTCGCCGCTGGCGCAGGCATCGGAGATTGTCAGGCACTGGAAGTTGCGGTCGCAGGCCTCACGCAGCGTGGTGTGCACGCAGACGTCGGTGGTGCAGCCGGTGAACAGAAGATGCGAGATGCCGCGTGCGCGCAGGACCAGTTCGAGGTCGGTATAGGTGAAGGCGCCGTTGCAGGTCTTGTCGACGACGATGTCCCGCGGCTCGACCTCGATGTCGGCGACGATCTGGAAGCCCGGGCTGGAGCGCAGCAGTATGTCGGTGCCGTCGAGGCCCGCCCGCTTGCGGCGCCATTTCTCGTAGGGCGTCATGTCGGCCATGTCGGCGCGGTAGCCTTGCCTGGTGTGCACGATGGTCAGGCCGGCGGCGCGGGCTGCCGCGATCAGGCGGTTGACCGCCGGCAGGATCGCCCTGAGCGGCGAAGGGTCATATCCCTTTCTGGCGAAATAGCCCGTCGGCGACAGGAAATCCTCCTGCAGGTCGATAACCAGCAACGCGGTGTGTTCCGGCACCAGCCGGCCGTCATAGGGAAAATCGAACGGGATCGCCTTGATCATCGGCCGCCTGCCTCGCGCTGCCGCCATCGTGATCCGAGATGGTGGCGCAGTCCAGAGGTCGGCAGGCAACCGTTTGTAGGATCATCGCACCCGGGACGAGGGCAAGGCGCCACGTTGCCGACGAAGCCTGGTCCTGTCGCTTCGCTGACGTCACATATTTAGTTGAGTCAAAAAGTCATCTTTATAGTTGACTAGCAAACTCATGTTTCATAGTCAACCACCGATGGCAGTAGCAAACCGGTTGCCGGCGATCGCGCAAGTCCGAGTTGCAGAAAGGCCAGAGCGTGGCTGGAGTTCAGACTGCCTTCGGTTACGTGCAATGATGAAGCGAGGACGAAGCGTGTCCAGACATGGTCTTTTGGCGGCGCTGGCCGCATCGTTCATCCTGTCGGCCGGCGCGGGCACGGCGCAGCAACAGCCGGCAACGCCAGCTCCTGCCTTGCAGTCGGTCCAAGCCCCCGCCACGCAGGCGCCGGCGGCACCCGCCACGCAGGCGCCGGCGGCACCCGCCACGGCGGCGCCTGTCACAACCACTCCTGCCATTGCCGTTCCCGCTGCACCGCAGCCGGCCAATCAGCCCGCTCCGCCCGCCGGCGGTGAGCCGTCGGCAGCGATTGCGCTGACGCTGCCGCACGATTTGTCGCCCTGGGGCATGTTCATGGCCGCCGACATCATCGTCAAGGCGGTGATGGTCGGCCTCGCCTTCGCATCGCTGGTCACCTGGACAATTTGGCTGGCCAAATCGCTGGAGATCCTCGCCGGCAAGTTGAGAGCCCGCCGCGCCGC
This window encodes:
- a CDS encoding LLM class flavin-dependent oxidoreductase produces the protein MPIKFTHVPGKSANGGFFYDFAETATKLSLIEDVGFQKIVVDDPAGLLTNMDIAAQGLERTASLEVVLTHWAGVVEPTVAARQLAALSAKSGGRLSLRMLSEPLSDEDAEARPVGHTAVWQRIDEYLVLLKRLWSNDRPFDHEGAFYSVKGGYVPRKGPHGADVTIRLGGQSGTALRVAGRHADVFELSAGSPDEVGQLIERVRAAAAEHGRAGKLRFALPVRIRSQKDAVVADHKAVEVSRSPAEIALALLPYAALGIREFMIAGIDRPREIATVGREAVTLISNSLARREAEAPQPGAFARRLPPESRAPV
- a CDS encoding cysteine hydrolase family protein; protein product: MIKAIPFDFPYDGRLVPEHTALLVIDLQEDFLSPTGYFARKGYDPSPLRAILPAVNRLIAAARAAGLTIVHTRQGYRADMADMTPYEKWRRKRAGLDGTDILLRSSPGFQIVADIEVEPRDIVVDKTCNGAFTYTDLELVLRARGISHLLFTGCTTDVCVHTTLREACDRNFQCLTISDACASGDRRAHQAALHMVTVEDGVFGALADSDAVIEALARLAGKPR